The Polynucleobacter sp. HIN7 genomic interval CTTCTCCCTCCGTTCTTCAAGCGACATCGCTTCAAAAGCGGTATGGCTCTCGCACAGTTGTACGTGATGTCAGTATTGAGGTCGCAAGCGGTGAGGTCGTTGGCTTATTGGGACCTAATGGTGCTGGCAAAACAACCTCGTTTTACATGATTGTTGGCTTGGTCCCGCTCGATGGCGGGGATATTCGCTTAAATCAAAAGAAAATTAGCCATCTTCCGATTCACCAGCGTGCTCGAATGGGACTATCTTATTTACCCCAAGAGGCTTCTGTTTTTCGTAAATTGAATGTGGCGGAAAATATACAAGCCGTATTAGAGCTTCAAGAAACGAATGGCAAACCATTAAGCAAAAAGCAAATTCAGGCTCGTTTAGATGAGCTACTTGGCGAATTACAAATTAGTCACTTGCGCAATAATCCAGCCCTTTCCCTGTCAGGGGGCGAGCGGCGACGAGTTGAAATTGCTAGGGCACTTGCCTCTTCTCCTAAATTTATCCTGCTCGATGAGCCGTTTGCAGGTGTTGATCCGATTGCTGTGGGCGAAATTCAACGGATTGTGCGCTTTCTGAGGGACCGCCAAATCGGGGTTCTGATCACCGACCACAATGTGCGCGAGACTCTTGGCATTTGCGACCACGCTTACATTATTAGCGAGGGAAGCGTTCTCGCCGCCGGTAAGCCTGATGAAATTATTCAAAATGATGCGGTTCGAAGGGTTTATTTGGGAGAAAACTTCCGCATGTAGTGCACCAATTTGGTGAATTTTTGCGATTGGTGACCGTGAAGCCTTCCTAGAATGGATTCATGCGCTTTTCGATTAGTCCCCGCCTAGGCCAACAAGCCAGCCTCAGTCCACAACTTCAACAAGCTGTGAGGCTCTTAATGCTCTCGAATCTCGAACTTGAGCAAGAGCTTGAAAAAGCCGCTCTCGATAATCCAATCATCGAATTTGAACCTGGCGCGGCTCATCACTCCACGCGTAGTGAGGGTGATGGACTTGAACAAATACCGAATCAAATCTCGCTTCAAACTGCCCTCGCTGAACAAATTCGGGTAATGAATATCAACCCGAGACTTAAAGCGGCAGTTCACTACTTGGCAGCATGTCTCGATGAGCGCGGCTTTTTAACTGAAAGCCTTGAAATCATCACCCTTGAAATCGCTGAACGTTTTCAGGAGCAGTACACC includes:
- the lptB gene encoding LPS export ABC transporter ATP-binding protein, which gives rise to MTSASPSVLQATSLQKRYGSRTVVRDVSIEVASGEVVGLLGPNGAGKTTSFYMIVGLVPLDGGDIRLNQKKISHLPIHQRARMGLSYLPQEASVFRKLNVAENIQAVLELQETNGKPLSKKQIQARLDELLGELQISHLRNNPALSLSGGERRRVEIARALASSPKFILLDEPFAGVDPIAVGEIQRIVRFLRDRQIGVLITDHNVRETLGICDHAYIISEGSVLAAGKPDEIIQNDAVRRVYLGENFRM